A region from the Pseudopipra pipra isolate bDixPip1 chromosome 8, bDixPip1.hap1, whole genome shotgun sequence genome encodes:
- the ATAD1 gene encoding outer mitochondrial transmembrane helix translocase isoform X2, with product MVHAEAFSRPLSRNEVVGLIFRLTIFGAVTYFTIKWMVDAIDPTRKQKVEAQKQAEKLMKQIGVKNVKLTEYEMSIAAHLVDPLSMHVTWSDIAGLDDVITDLKDTVILPIKKKYLFENSRLLQPPKGVLLYGPPGCGKTLIAKATAKEAGCRFINLQPSTLTDKWYGESQKLAAAVFSLAIKLQPSIIFIDEIDSFLRNRSSTDHEATAMMKAQFMSLWDGLDTDYNCQVIVMGATNRPQDLDSAIMRRMPTRFHINQPALKQREAILKLILKNENVDRHVDLLQIAKETDGFSGSDLKEMCRDAALLCVRDHDEDEIRPVQQQDLHRAIEKMRKSKDVSMQNLAMEIVFD from the exons ATGGTCCACGCCGAGGCCTTCTCGCGGCCCCTGAGCCGGAACGAGGTGGTGGGGCTGATCTTCCGCCTGACCATCTTCGGGGCCGTCACCTACTTCACCATCAAGTGGATGGTTGATGCCATCGATCCCACCAGGAAGCAGAAAGTAGAAGCTCAGAAGCAG GCTGAAAAACTAATGAAGCAAATTGGAGTGAAAAATGTCAAGCTGACAGAATATGAAATGAGCATTGCTGCACATCTCGTGGACCCACTTAGCATGCAT GTCACCTGGAGTGATATTGCAGGCTTGGATGATGTCATTACAGATCTGAAAGACACTGTCATTTTGCCcatcaagaagaaatatttgtttgagAATTCCAGGCTCTTACAGCCCCCAAAAG GAGTCCTTCTCTATGGCCCCCCTGGTTGTGGCAAAACCCTGATTGCCAAAGCTACAGCCAAGGAAGCAGGGTGCAGATTTATCAACCTCCAGCCTTCCACGCTGACAGACAAGTGGTATGGAGAGTCCCAAAAACTGGCTGCTGCTGTCTTCTCCCTGGCTATAAAGCTCCAACCATCCATCATCTTCATTGATGAAATAG ATTCCTTCCTACGGAACCGGTCGAGCACTGACCACGAAGCCACAGCCATGATGAAAGCTCAGTTCATGAGCCTCTGGGATGGGCTGGACACTGACTATAACTGCCAG GTGATCGTGATGGGAGCCACCAACCGCCCCCAGGACCTGGACTCGGCCATCATGAGGAGGATGCCCACCCGCTTCCACATCAACCAGCCT GCTCTGAAGCAAAGAGAAGCCATCCTGAAGCTcatcctgaaaaatgaaaat GTGGACAGGCACGTGGACCTCCTGCAGATCGCCAAGGAGACGGACGGGTTCTCGGGCAGCGACCTGAAGGAGATGTGCCGGGACGCGGCGCTGCTCTGCGTGCGGGA CCACGACGAGGATGAAATCCGGCCCGTGCAGCAGCAGGATCTCCACAGGGCCATCGAGAAGATGAGGAAATCCAAGGATGTGTCCATGCAGAACCTCGCCATGGAGATTGTGTTTGATTAA
- the ATAD1 gene encoding outer mitochondrial transmembrane helix translocase isoform X1, producing MVHAEAFSRPLSRNEVVGLIFRLTIFGAVTYFTIKWMVDAIDPTRKQKVEAQKQAEKLMKQIGVKNVKLTEYEMSIAAHLVDPLSMHVTWSDIAGLDDVITDLKDTVILPIKKKYLFENSRLLQPPKGVLLYGPPGCGKTLIAKATAKEAGCRFINLQPSTLTDKWYGESQKLAAAVFSLAIKLQPSIIFIDEIDSFLRNRSSTDHEATAMMKAQFMSLWDGLDTDYNCQVIVMGATNRPQDLDSAIMRRMPTRFHINQPALKQREAILKLILKNENVDRHVDLLQIAKETDGFSGSDLKEMCRDAALLCVREYVNNACEEDTHDEDEIRPVQQQDLHRAIEKMRKSKDVSMQNLAMEIVFD from the exons ATGGTCCACGCCGAGGCCTTCTCGCGGCCCCTGAGCCGGAACGAGGTGGTGGGGCTGATCTTCCGCCTGACCATCTTCGGGGCCGTCACCTACTTCACCATCAAGTGGATGGTTGATGCCATCGATCCCACCAGGAAGCAGAAAGTAGAAGCTCAGAAGCAG GCTGAAAAACTAATGAAGCAAATTGGAGTGAAAAATGTCAAGCTGACAGAATATGAAATGAGCATTGCTGCACATCTCGTGGACCCACTTAGCATGCAT GTCACCTGGAGTGATATTGCAGGCTTGGATGATGTCATTACAGATCTGAAAGACACTGTCATTTTGCCcatcaagaagaaatatttgtttgagAATTCCAGGCTCTTACAGCCCCCAAAAG GAGTCCTTCTCTATGGCCCCCCTGGTTGTGGCAAAACCCTGATTGCCAAAGCTACAGCCAAGGAAGCAGGGTGCAGATTTATCAACCTCCAGCCTTCCACGCTGACAGACAAGTGGTATGGAGAGTCCCAAAAACTGGCTGCTGCTGTCTTCTCCCTGGCTATAAAGCTCCAACCATCCATCATCTTCATTGATGAAATAG ATTCCTTCCTACGGAACCGGTCGAGCACTGACCACGAAGCCACAGCCATGATGAAAGCTCAGTTCATGAGCCTCTGGGATGGGCTGGACACTGACTATAACTGCCAG GTGATCGTGATGGGAGCCACCAACCGCCCCCAGGACCTGGACTCGGCCATCATGAGGAGGATGCCCACCCGCTTCCACATCAACCAGCCT GCTCTGAAGCAAAGAGAAGCCATCCTGAAGCTcatcctgaaaaatgaaaat GTGGACAGGCACGTGGACCTCCTGCAGATCGCCAAGGAGACGGACGGGTTCTCGGGCAGCGACCTGAAGGAGATGTGCCGGGACGCGGCGCTGCTCTGCGTGCGGGAGTACGTCAACAACGCCTGCGAGGAGGACAC CCACGACGAGGATGAAATCCGGCCCGTGCAGCAGCAGGATCTCCACAGGGCCATCGAGAAGATGAGGAAATCCAAGGATGTGTCCATGCAGAACCTCGCCATGGAGATTGTGTTTGATTAA
- the PAPSS2 gene encoding bifunctional 3'-phosphoadenosine 5'-phosphosulfate synthase 2 isoform X2: MSSTEHTGSTNVVYQAHHVSRSKRGQVVGTRGGFRGCTVWLTGLSGAGKTTIGFALEEYLVSHGIPCYSLDGDNVRHGLNKNLGFSASDREENIRRIAEVARLFADAGLVCITSFISPFTKDRQNARKIHEAAGLPFFEIFVDAPLNICESRDVKGLYKKARAGEIKGFTGIDSEYEKPEAPELVLKTNVASVSECIQQVVELLQAQNIVPWGSIKDVLELFVPENKLSSVRAEAEKLPSVEITKLDLQWVQVLSEGWATPLKGFMREAEYLQVLHFGTLLNDGVVNLSIPIVLPVSEEDKQRLEGCEALALSFQGRRVAVLRSPEFFQHRKEERCARVWGTTCPRHPHIQMVMESGDWLVGGDLLALEKIKWNDGLDQYRLTPRALKQKFREMNADAVFAFQLRNPVHNGHALLMQDTRRQLLERGYKNPVLLLHPLGGWTKDDDVPLEWRMKQHAAVLEEQVLDPKSTVVAIFPSPMLYAGPTEVQWHCRARMMAGANFYIVGRDPAGMPHPDTKKDLYEPTHGGKVLSMAPGLTSVEIIPFRVAAYNKLKRAMDFYDPKRHDDFDFISGTRMRKLAREGENPPDGFMAPKAWKVLTTYYQSLEKN; encoded by the exons gGATCAACCAACGTGGTTTACCAAGCCCACCACGTGAGCAGGAGTAAGAGAGGACAAGTTGTGGGTACCAGAGGAGGATTTCGAGGCTGCACCGTTTGGCTGACAG GCCTTTCTGGAGCCGGCAAGACAACCATTGGCTTTGCCCTGGAAGAGTACCTGGTCTCCCATGGCATCCCTTGCTATTCCCTGGACGGCGACAACGTCCGGCACGGCTTGAACAAGAACCTGGGTTTCTCGGCGTCGGACCGCGAGGAGAACATCCGGCGCATCGCCGAGGTCGCCCGGCTCTTCGCCGACGCGGGGCTTGTCTGCATCACCAGCTTCATTTCTCCTTTCACCAAG GATCGTCAAAATGCACGGAAAATTCACGAGGCAGCTGGACTTCCTTTCTTTGAAATCTTTGTAGATGCTCCTTTAAATATCTGTGAAAGCAGAGATGTGAAGGGTCTGTACAAAAAGGCAAGAGCTGGAGAGATCAAAG GATTCACAGGGATTGACTCAGAGTACGAGAAGCCTGAAGCTCCTGAACTAGTGTTGAAAACGAATGTTGCATCAGTGTCTGAATGTATCCAGCAGGTTGTGGAGCTCCTCCAAGCACAG AATATCGTTCCCTGGGGCTCAATTAAGGATGTTCTTGAGCTGTTTGTGCCTGAAAATAAGCTCAGCAGTGTCCGAGCTGAGGCAGAGAAGCTGCCATCCGTGGAGATCACTAAG CTGGATCTGCAGTGGGTGCAGGTGCTGAGCGAAGGCTGGGCCACTCCGCTGAAGGGCTTCATGCGGGAGGCAGAGTACCTGCAAGTGCTGCACTTTGGCACCCTGCTCAACG ATGGTGTGGTGAACCTGAGCATCCCCATCGTGCTGCCGGTGTCGGAGGAGGACAAGCAGCGGCTGGAGGGCTGCGAGGCGCTGGCGCTCAGCTTCCAGGGCCGCAGGGTGGCCGTGCTCAGGAGCCCCGAGTtcttccagcacaggaaggaggAGCGCTGTGCCCGCGTCTGGGGCACCACCTGCCCCAGGCACCCCCACATCCAG ATGGTGATGGAGAGCGGAGACTGGCTGGTTGGTGGAGACCTCCTTGCCCTGGAGAAGATCAAGTGGAACGATGGGCTGGACCAGTACCGCCTCACCCCACGGGCTCTGAAGCAGAAGTTCAGGGAGATGAATGCTG ACGCCGTCTTCGCGTTCCAGCTGCGCAACCCCGTGCACAACGGGCACGCCCTGCTCATGCAGGACACGCGGCGCCAGCTCCTGGAGAGGGGCTACAAGAaccctgtgctcctcctgcacCCCCTGGGGGGGTGGACCAAGGATGACGACGTGCCGCTGGAGTGGCGGATGAAGCAGCACGcggctgtgctggaggagcaggTCCTGGACCCCAAGTCGACCGTCGTGGCCATCTTCCCCTCTCCCATGCTCTACGCCGGCCCCACCGAG GTGCAGTGGCACTGCCGAGCCCGGATGATGGCGGGGGCCAACTTCTACATCGTGGGGCGCGATCCCGCGGGGATGCCGCACCCCGACACCAAGAAGGACCTCTACGAGCCCACGCACGGCGGGAAGGTGCTCAGCATGGCCCCGGGGCTCACCTCGGTGGAGATCATCCCCTTCAGGGTGGCTGCCTACAACAAGCTGAAAAGGGCCATGGATTTTTATGACCCCAAAAG GCACGACGACTTTGACTTCATCTCAGGAACACGCATGAGGAAACTCGCTCGGGAAGGGGAGAACCCCCCGGACGGCTTCATGGCCCCCAAGGCCTGGAAAGTCCTCACCACCTACTACCAGTCGCTGGAAAAGAACTaa
- the PAPSS2 gene encoding bifunctional 3'-phosphoadenosine 5'-phosphosulfate synthase 2 isoform X1, which produces MSSTEHTGSTNVVYQAHHVSRSKRGQVVGTRGGFRGCTVWLTGLSGAGKTTIGFALEEYLVSHGIPCYSLDGDNVRHGLNKNLGFSASDREENIRRIAEVARLFADAGLVCITSFISPFTKDRQNARKIHEAAGLPFFEIFVDAPLNICESRDVKGLYKKARAGEIKGFTGIDSEYEKPEAPELVLKTNVASVSECIQQVVELLQAQNIVPWGSIKDVLELFVPENKLSSVRAEAEKLPSVEITKLDLQWVQVLSEGWATPLKGFMREAEYLQVLHFGTLLNGRSRLVADGVVNLSIPIVLPVSEEDKQRLEGCEALALSFQGRRVAVLRSPEFFQHRKEERCARVWGTTCPRHPHIQMVMESGDWLVGGDLLALEKIKWNDGLDQYRLTPRALKQKFREMNADAVFAFQLRNPVHNGHALLMQDTRRQLLERGYKNPVLLLHPLGGWTKDDDVPLEWRMKQHAAVLEEQVLDPKSTVVAIFPSPMLYAGPTEVQWHCRARMMAGANFYIVGRDPAGMPHPDTKKDLYEPTHGGKVLSMAPGLTSVEIIPFRVAAYNKLKRAMDFYDPKRHDDFDFISGTRMRKLAREGENPPDGFMAPKAWKVLTTYYQSLEKN; this is translated from the exons gGATCAACCAACGTGGTTTACCAAGCCCACCACGTGAGCAGGAGTAAGAGAGGACAAGTTGTGGGTACCAGAGGAGGATTTCGAGGCTGCACCGTTTGGCTGACAG GCCTTTCTGGAGCCGGCAAGACAACCATTGGCTTTGCCCTGGAAGAGTACCTGGTCTCCCATGGCATCCCTTGCTATTCCCTGGACGGCGACAACGTCCGGCACGGCTTGAACAAGAACCTGGGTTTCTCGGCGTCGGACCGCGAGGAGAACATCCGGCGCATCGCCGAGGTCGCCCGGCTCTTCGCCGACGCGGGGCTTGTCTGCATCACCAGCTTCATTTCTCCTTTCACCAAG GATCGTCAAAATGCACGGAAAATTCACGAGGCAGCTGGACTTCCTTTCTTTGAAATCTTTGTAGATGCTCCTTTAAATATCTGTGAAAGCAGAGATGTGAAGGGTCTGTACAAAAAGGCAAGAGCTGGAGAGATCAAAG GATTCACAGGGATTGACTCAGAGTACGAGAAGCCTGAAGCTCCTGAACTAGTGTTGAAAACGAATGTTGCATCAGTGTCTGAATGTATCCAGCAGGTTGTGGAGCTCCTCCAAGCACAG AATATCGTTCCCTGGGGCTCAATTAAGGATGTTCTTGAGCTGTTTGTGCCTGAAAATAAGCTCAGCAGTGTCCGAGCTGAGGCAGAGAAGCTGCCATCCGTGGAGATCACTAAG CTGGATCTGCAGTGGGTGCAGGTGCTGAGCGAAGGCTGGGCCACTCCGCTGAAGGGCTTCATGCGGGAGGCAGAGTACCTGCAAGTGCTGCACTTTGGCACCCTGCTCAACG GAAGGAGTCGCTTGGTAGCTG ATGGTGTGGTGAACCTGAGCATCCCCATCGTGCTGCCGGTGTCGGAGGAGGACAAGCAGCGGCTGGAGGGCTGCGAGGCGCTGGCGCTCAGCTTCCAGGGCCGCAGGGTGGCCGTGCTCAGGAGCCCCGAGTtcttccagcacaggaaggaggAGCGCTGTGCCCGCGTCTGGGGCACCACCTGCCCCAGGCACCCCCACATCCAG ATGGTGATGGAGAGCGGAGACTGGCTGGTTGGTGGAGACCTCCTTGCCCTGGAGAAGATCAAGTGGAACGATGGGCTGGACCAGTACCGCCTCACCCCACGGGCTCTGAAGCAGAAGTTCAGGGAGATGAATGCTG ACGCCGTCTTCGCGTTCCAGCTGCGCAACCCCGTGCACAACGGGCACGCCCTGCTCATGCAGGACACGCGGCGCCAGCTCCTGGAGAGGGGCTACAAGAaccctgtgctcctcctgcacCCCCTGGGGGGGTGGACCAAGGATGACGACGTGCCGCTGGAGTGGCGGATGAAGCAGCACGcggctgtgctggaggagcaggTCCTGGACCCCAAGTCGACCGTCGTGGCCATCTTCCCCTCTCCCATGCTCTACGCCGGCCCCACCGAG GTGCAGTGGCACTGCCGAGCCCGGATGATGGCGGGGGCCAACTTCTACATCGTGGGGCGCGATCCCGCGGGGATGCCGCACCCCGACACCAAGAAGGACCTCTACGAGCCCACGCACGGCGGGAAGGTGCTCAGCATGGCCCCGGGGCTCACCTCGGTGGAGATCATCCCCTTCAGGGTGGCTGCCTACAACAAGCTGAAAAGGGCCATGGATTTTTATGACCCCAAAAG GCACGACGACTTTGACTTCATCTCAGGAACACGCATGAGGAAACTCGCTCGGGAAGGGGAGAACCCCCCGGACGGCTTCATGGCCCCCAAGGCCTGGAAAGTCCTCACCACCTACTACCAGTCGCTGGAAAAGAACTaa